The following is a genomic window from Hydrogenobaculum sp. Y04AAS1.
TTCATTGCCCATTTCGGCAAAGCAAGTACCTGTAACTAGTCCTACGTATCCAGTGCCTACTATCGATAGTTTCATGCTTTTATTATATCATTAACCTAAAGCTGCTAATATATCTTTGTCTATTTCAAAGTTTGATATAACTTCTTGGACTTCATCAAGCTCATCAAGGTGTTCTAGCAAGTTTAGAAGCTTTTTAGCAGTATCTACATCTTTTATCTCTACAGTTGTTGTAGGAATAAGGCTTGTCTTAGCACTTTCTATTGTAAAGCCCTTGCTGGCTAAAATATCTTTTATCGTGTATACATCTTTAGGATTTGTGTAAACGATAAACATATCTTCAGTGGATTCAACATCGTCAGCCCCTGCTTCTAAAGCAGCTTCCATAAGCTTTTCTTCGTCTGTAGCTTCTTTCGGAATCTCTATTACACCTTTTTGCTCAAACAAATAAGACACGCATCCAGAAGAACCTAGGTTTCCGCCATGTTTTGAAAAAGCGTGTCTTACTTCCGATGTAGCTTTATTCCTATTGTCAGTGGCTACTACTACCATAATAGCTGTACCACCAGGGCCGTATCCTTCGTAAACTATTTCTTCCAAAGCTCCTTCTTTATCGTTGCCAGTCCCTCTTTTTATAGCTTTTTCTATGGTATCCATGGGCATACTTACTTTTCTTGCTGCTTCTATAGCAATTCTAAGCCTTGGGTTTGCGTTTGGATCTGGCCCGCCTAACTTTGTAGCTACTGTTATTTCTCTTATAAGCTTACCAAAAAGTTTTCCTTTTTGTGCATCAACTTTAGCTTTTTTATGCTTGATTTGCGCCCAATGACTGTGTCCTGCCATATTTTAAACTCCTATTTATTAAGTTTTCCGATTTTAAGAATACTGCCGTATTTCATAAGATCCCATATCACCTTTGTAGCTTCTTCAAATTCAAAAACTTCCCCTCCAAATCCTGTTTTAAACATAATAGCATCTTCTTTTCTTGCAAAAGCCAAAGCAGAAGGAGAACAACAAGGCACTGCCGCAGAACCAAGTACATAGTAAGCAGAAGTACCGCTTAAAAGGTTGCAGGTAATAAAATCTTTAGTGGTTATTGCTTCTATAGGATCTAATATGCTTTTGTATAAAAGAAGCCCACAGTGAGGACAGCAAGTGTGTATCTGTTTGCCGTTTTCTAGATGGAATGTAAACCTCAATCTATCGTCATTTTCTTTATTACAAAAAGCACATGTATCTTTTTGCTTTTCTTGAGATTCTTTGATGTTTCTAGTTGCTACTTCTAACTTTCCATACTTTCTTACAATTAGGCCTTCTTTCTCAAGCTCCTTTAAATCTCTATATATACTCATCAAAGAAACGCCAAATCTCTCTGCCAACTTTTTCGTATTTTGTTCGCCTTCTTTTATGAGCTTTAAAATTTCTCTTTTTCTATCCACTTATATTATTATAATTTGTTTTTGTCTTAAAAGCAAGATATAAGATTTATAAAATCAAACTTTCTTTTTCCTTGCACTTTGAACAAACACCACATTCTTTACCATCTGTTGGGTTCATGCAACAAAAGGCTTTATCAAATAGTTCTTTTATAAAGTATCTATCGAATACATCTTTTTTAGACATACCAAGAAACGGTGTATCTACCTTGTAATCTCCATACATAGAAAATAGATCGTTTATGGTTTTTATGAAATTATAAGAATTATCTTTAAAAGCCACAAGACCCATGATACCTATGGCTATAAGGTTTGCATCAACAGCGTAAGCATATTTTAAGGCACTTATCAAAAGATCTAGGTTTCTAAAAGGAATCTCTACATCTTCATCATTTATAAATGCTCTTTCGTTGAAGTCCTCAAAAAAATCATTAGGAGCATGGCTTACTTTTAAAGGTTTTATGAGTTTATAGCTTTTAGATATATGATCTATTATATCTTTTAGATGTTTTAGCTCTTCCTCTTCCCATTTAAATCCGCTTTTTACATATATTGGATATATTTCATAGTTTTTATTTATATAATAGTTTAAAAGCGAGATACTATCAAAACCAGAGCTTACCAGACTAACTACTTTCATAAAAAACCTTGCACCCGAGACGGCAGGCTTACCGTTGCTTCCTTCCGGACCTGGCGGGGTTCACCCTGTCCCGTTGCAAGGTTATTAATATTATAGCATAAATATTTTTTATGATATCATATTATTTCGTATGAAGAAACTTATAATCCCTTTATATCTTTTTCTTGTAGCTTTATCATACGCTCAAAGTTTTTGTATAAAAGAAAAATCTGGAGCTTTTATAGAAGATCCTTATATAAAAGAGTATGTGATAAAGTCTGTGGAAGAGGCTTTTATAGAAGCAAAAAAACCCTTAGATTGTAACTCTAAAAGCTATAAAACTGTGTTCTTAAAAGTCACAAATTTATCTGATATGCCAATAGGATATTCTATATATCAAAGGGCAAACAACTATATTTTAAACTTAAGCATAGAGCTTAATATAGCTAACAAAAAATATACTTACTTTCAAAGCTCTTATTACGCTTTACCTACCGGTGGAGAAGGAGATTTACCAAAAAGACAAGCTTTGGAAGATGCTATGGATAGAATAAAGGATATGATAATTGAAGACTTGTTGAAATGATAAATAAAGATAAATATTACATGAAACTAGCTTTGGAAGAAGCATACAAATACAAGGGCCAAACCCATCCAAACCCTGCAGTAGGAGTACTTATAGTAAAAGACGACAAGATTTTATCAATAGGGGCCCATAAAAAAGCAGGTACTGATCACGCTGAGATCGTAGCTTTAAAAAATGCCCAAGAAGATGTAAAAGGAGCTACGATGTATGTAACTTTAGAGCCTTGCTCATTTCATGGTAAAACACCCCCATGCTGTCCTGCTATAATCTCAAGCGGTATAAAAAAAGTTGTTATAGGCTCAGTGGACCCAAATCCAAAAGTCTCTGGAAAAGGCATAGAGTGGCTAAAATCTGCTGGTATTGAAGTAGAAGTAGGTGTATTAAAAGAAGAATGTGATAAGTTAAATGAGGATTTTTTTGTTTATATAACCCAAAAAAGACCTTTTATAACCCTAAAATGCGCTATGTCTTTGGACGGAAAACTTGCTAAAGAAAACAAAGATAGCAAATGGATTAGCTCAGAAAAAGCAAGGAAAATATCTCATATATATAGAAAGTACTCAAGCGCAATATTAGTGGGCATAAACACCATCTTAAAAGATAACCCAAAACTTACCGTAAGGCTTGAAGGAAATGAATATCAGCCCTACAGCGTTGTGATAGACCCAAACTTAGACATTCCCTACGATGCAAACATATTTAAAAAAGGATATGAAAACATCATTATTATAGTTTCTACAAAAACCGATGATAAAAAGAAAGAATACCTTAAATCCCTTGGTGTTAGGCTTTTAGAATTAGAAAGTTTTGATATAAAATCTATATTAAAAGCTCTATACGAGATAGATATAATGCACATTTTTGTAGAAGGAGGAGCTTATACAATATCAAGATTTTTAGAAGAAAATATGTGGGATAAGATGCTTATATTTAGAGGTTATAAATTTATAGGAAAAGGTATAGGTCTTGATTTTTATAGTGATTTTTCAAAGATATACAAAGGAAGTCTTCAAATTATCGACGATACCACAGATTTGTTGGAAATTTACAATGGATATATCACTGTTTGATTACGATTTACCAGAAGAGCTCATTGCCAAATACCCGGTAAATCCAAGACATAGCGCTAAGCTGATGGTTTTAGATAGAAAAAGCTCCAATATAACTCACTCAACGTTTTGGCATATAGATGAGTTTTTGGAAGAAGGGGATTTATTGATATTCAACGACACCAAGGTATTACCGGCAAGACTTTTAGGAAAGAAAAAGGGGATAGAAAACTCAAATGTAGAAATACTTCTTTTAAGACACTTAGAAAATGAAAAATGGGAAGCTCTTGTGGGGGGTAAAAATATAAAACCAGGGCTCGTGATAGAAATATCTTATGATTTTGAAGCAATAGTAGAGTCTCAAATAGAAAAATCTAAGTTTTTGGTGCTTTTAAAAGCTAAAAACCAAAATCAAATTGAGGCAATAAACAAATACGGCAAAATACCAATACCACCATATTTAGGAAGAGATGAAGAGCCAATAGATAAAGAATTTTATCAAACAGTATTTGCAAAAAAAGAATTTTCTGTGGCAGCCCCAACGGCATCGCTTCACTTTTCTAATGAGCTTTTGGAAAAACTAAAGAAAAAAGTAAATATAGATTTTGTAACACTCCACGTATCATACGGAACTTTTAAACCAGTAACTGTGCAAAACATAGAAGAGCACAAAGTAGATGAAGAGTATATAGAAGTCTCAGAATCCCTTATAAAAAATATTAAAAAAACAAAAAAAATGTGTAAAAGGGTAATAGCGGTTGGCACTACAGTTACAAGGGCATTAGAAACCGCTATCGATAAACCATATTTTGGTTTTACAGATCTTTATATAAAACCTGGATTTAAATTTAAAGTCCTAGATGGGTTTATTACAAACTTTCATCTTCCAAAATCATCACTTCTTATACTTGTAAGCGCTTTTTGTAATGAAGAAAACTTAGACGGTAGAGAGTTTATATTAAAATCCTACAAAGAGGCTGTAAAACACAAATATAGATTTTACTCATACGGAGATGGCATGCTTATACTTTAGAAACTTAATTTTATGGTAAACTGCCGGGAAACCCTCCCGGCTATAAGTTTTGATTAGAAATAATTTACAGTGTTAGAACCAGATACCAAAACAGGTTGAGATGTACAGCTAATTGCACTAGAGGCACTGTTGTAAGATGAGGTTGAACAATTTAATCCGTAAGCGTTAGCTTGGTTGAGTATAGATTGAACATAAGCATTGTCTATAGGAGCAGTTGTAAATGTGTAAAAGCCTTGGGTTGCTGATACATTTGAACCGACGCTATTAGTAGCAGGTGCACTGCCTAAAGTATTCCCAGTGTAGCCAGTGTATGTCCATATGTTTGATGAGGTTGGACCTACTGTCACAAAACTGCCGATGTACTGCTCTAAAGCTGAGCATGAAGCAATGTTGTTGGACGATGCTGTGCCATTCATCCAACTACTTACGGTAGAACATGATACATAAGGATAAGAGTTGTAAAAATCTTTTGAATAGTTATTGAGACCTGTGGCAAAAAGCTTAAACCTGTTGGCTATCTGAGTTTCTTCGCCATTGGCTTTTAACGTCCTGTAGCCTATAAAGGCGGCTCCTAAGAAAATTACGAAGGCCGTTAAAACCAAAAGAAACTCAATAATTGAGAAACCCCTATTTGACTTGCTTTTTTTGGACCCCCATGCTGGTCCTTTTACGCTTTCCATAAAACACACCTCCTAATAAGATTAATTTTACTATACTATAATAATATCTTATTTGTCAATGATGATCAGTTTCTCTCCAGTAGCTTCTTCATCTTAATAGCTGTATCTCTTATCTCCCACTGAGCCCCTTTTTCTATCCTTTTACTTATAAAATCCATGATATGAGGTATAGGACCAGATACAACTATATTTGTCTTTTGACCATGAGGTAAGATAAATCTTGCATCCTCTGCTGGTATTCCCATGTTTACAAGGTCTATGTAAACATCTTCAGATTGTTTTGTGGCTTTTAGAAAAGTATCCAAAGCTTGCTGGTTATTTTTAATAGTAGGTGGGATTATCATCATATCTTGACGAGGTAACTCTTTTTTCTTAGGAAACTGTAAAACGTATCTTTGAGAACGCTGAGAGAAATTTAAAAAAGTGTGTCTTACTAGCTGGTGTGTCATTACCCTTGATATGTTTTCAAGATAAAATACCGCATATCCATAATATTCTCTTGATATATAAACAAGAGTTACGTTGACATCTCTATCAACTATATTGGAAATCGTAGAGTCTTTATTTAGTGTTAATATTTCTTCTATAGCTTTATCTCTTTCTTCTTCTGTTAAATCTTCTAAATAGTGCCTTAAACTAAAACCTATTATATCCGGTGTCGCTTCGTTCCAGTAGGTTTTGAAATATTTTGCCGCCAGATAGATAGCCTTTTCTTTGTCTAACTTTTTATATGTAAAAGCATGAGAAAACACAGAAAAGTGCTTGTAAGAACAAAGTCTTAAAAGAAACTCTTTTGTTTCTTTTTTCTGTGTTATTTTAGACTCTTGAAGGAGTTCTTCCAAAGTTTTCTTTGTATAACAAACCCTTGCACCAAGAGCACACAACCAAGCTATATTTGCAAAATCATCTGGCGATGCTATATCTTTAATCCTCATTAAATCTATTATAAACTAGTAATATTTCAACTAATGAAAAAATTTTATATTTTTGATATAATATTAAGATATGGAATTGGCTGGTAAAACTGCTTTGATAACAGGCTCTAACAGAGGTATTGGAAAAGCCATCGCTCAAAAGCTTGCAGAAAATGGAGCAGGCATTATAATAACAGCCCCTATCAAAAGCGATGCAGAATTAGCGGCAAATGAGATAAAAGAAAGATACAACGTCAGAACTTACGCTTTTGAGTTAGATCTATTAGATATAAATTCTATAGAAGATACTATAAAAGAAATAGAAAAAATAACAACAGTGGATATACTTGTAAACAATGCAGGTATAACTAAAGACAATCTTTTTATAAGGATGAAAAAAGAAGAATGGGAAGATGTGATAAAAGTAAACTTTACATCTATATTTTATATAACACAACCCATTGTTAAGCAAATGATTAAAAAGCGTTGGGGGCGTGTTATAAACATATCATCAGTGGTGGGCATAATGGGTAACTCAGGTCAGACAAACTATTCCGCCACAAAAGCAGCTATCATAGGTTTTACAAAGTCTTTAGCGAAAGAGATTGGTTCTAGGGGTGTTACGGTAAATGCAGTGGCTCCTGGTTTTATAGATACTCCTATGACTCAAGGCTTGCCAGATGATATAAAAGAAGCTTATAAAAAGCAAATTCCTTTGGGAAGGTTTGGCTCACCAGAAGATGTTGCAAATGCTGTGTTGTTCTTAGCTTCTGAAAAAGCATCTTACATAACAGGTGAAGTAATCAACGTAAACGGTGGTATGTTGTAAAATTAAATATTTTATCTAAAGGAGGCATTTATGGACAGAGAGCAAAGAATCAAAGAAATAATAGCGGATCAGCTGGGAGTAGAAGTTGATAAACTTACTCCAGACGCGAAATTTGTAGAAGATTTGGGTGCTGATTCCCTTGACGTTGTAGAGCTTATTATGAGCTTTGAAGAAGAGTTTAACATAGAAATACCAGACGAAGACGCTGAAAAGATAAAGACTGTCGGTGATGTTATAAACTATCTAAATGAAAAGTTAAAATGAGAAGAGTGGTTATAACAGGTATAGGTGTTGTATCACCTATAGGAAACAACGTAAATGATTTTTGGCAAAACCTTGTGGCTGGGAAAAGCGGCATAGATACCATCTCTTCTTTTGATCCAGACAAATATGGTTTGACAGTTAAAATAGCTGCCGAAGTGAAAAACTTCAACCCAGAAGATTATTTTGATAAAAAAGATGCCCAAAAACTTTCCGATTTTATAAAGTTTGCTTACGCAGCCGCAATGGAAGCTATGAAAGATGCCAGTCTTGAAAATGCCAATATAGATAAAGATAGAGTTGGTGTGATAGTAGGTACAGGTATAGGTGGATTAAAAGATATAGAAGAACAAAATGAGACTTTAAACGAAAAGGGTGCAAGAAGGGTTTCTCCCTTCTTCATACCTTACGGCATAGCAAATATGGCATCTGGGGTCATAGCCATAAAATATGGATTTAGAGGACCAAACTATTGCGTAGTATCTGCTTGCGCCACTGGTAATCATTCTATAGGAGATGCTTTCAGGATTATACAAAGAGGTGATGCCGATATCATGATAGCTGGCGGTACAGAAAGTGCCATAACCCCACTCGGTATAGCTGGTTTTGCTTCGCTAAAAGCCCTGTCCACTAGAAACGATGAACCTCAAAAAGCCTCAAGGCCTTTTGATAGTCAAAGAGATGGCTTTGTAATGGGAGAAGGAGCTGGGATATTGATATTAGAGGAGTACGAACACGCTAAGAAAAGAGGAGCAAAGATATATGCTGAGATAAAAGGGTACGCAGCGACAGACGATGCTTTCCACGTGACGGCTCCATGCACAGATGGAGAAGGCGCCGCTATGTGTATGAGATTGGCTTTAGAAGATGCCTCTTTAAACCCAGAAGATATAGATTATATAAACGCTCACGGCACTTCAACACCTCTAAACGATAAGATAGAAACCTTGGCGATAAAGAAGATTTTTAAAGATCACGCTTATAAGCTAAAGATGAGTTCCAATAAATCCATGATTGGGCATCTATTGGGAGCTGCATCAGCGGTAGAGGCGGTAGCATCTGTTAAAACTATTGAAACTGGCATAATACCACCCACTATAAACCTCGAAAATCCGGATCCTGAATGCGATTTGGATTATGTGCCAAACAAAGCTATAAACTACGATGTGAAAAACATTTTGTCAAATTCTTTTGGTTTTGGAGGCACAAACGCCTGTATAATACTTAGCAAAGTTGATTAAAAACACAATTAAATGGATAGTTTTGAGCTTTTAGAAGAAAAAATAGGTTATAGATTTAAGGATAAAAATTTAGTAAAGAAAGCTTTTACACATATATCTTTTTCCAAAAGCTCAGAAAACTACGAAGTATTAGAATTTTTAGGGGATGCTCTCGTTAATTTTATGACCGTAAATATATTGGTGGAGGCTTTTCCAAATAAAAAGGAAGGTGAGCTCTCTCAATTGAAATCTTTTTTAATAAGCGAAGAGTTTTTAGCTAGTCTCGCCAAATCTCTAAACTTTGAAAAATATATACTTATAAGTAAGGGTGAAGAGCTAAAGGGTTCTAACAAAAACCCTTCTATTCTCTGCGATGTG
Proteins encoded in this region:
- a CDS encoding 7-cyano-7-deazaguanine synthase; translation: MKVVSLVSSGFDSISLLNYYINKNYEIYPIYVKSGFKWEEEELKHLKDIIDHISKSYKLIKPLKVSHAPNDFFEDFNERAFINDEDVEIPFRNLDLLISALKYAYAVDANLIAIGIMGLVAFKDNSYNFIKTINDLFSMYGDYKVDTPFLGMSKKDVFDRYFIKELFDKAFCCMNPTDGKECGVCSKCKEKESLIL
- a CDS encoding prepilin-type N-terminal cleavage/methylation domain-containing protein: MESVKGPAWGSKKSKSNRGFSIIEFLLVLTAFVIFLGAAFIGYRTLKANGEETQIANRFKLFATGLNNYSKDFYNSYPYVSCSTVSSWMNGTASSNNIASCSALEQYIGSFVTVGPTSSNIWTYTGYTGNTLGSAPATNSVGSNVSATQGFYTFTTAPIDNAYVQSILNQANAYGLNCSTSSYNSASSAISCTSQPVLVSGSNTVNYF
- a CDS encoding YebC/PmpR family DNA-binding transcriptional regulator; this encodes MAGHSHWAQIKHKKAKVDAQKGKLFGKLIREITVATKLGGPDPNANPRLRIAIEAARKVSMPMDTIEKAIKRGTGNDKEGALEEIVYEGYGPGGTAIMVVVATDNRNKATSEVRHAFSKHGGNLGSSGCVSYLFEQKGVIEIPKEATDEEKLMEAALEAGADDVESTEDMFIVYTNPKDVYTIKDILASKGFTIESAKTSLIPTTTVEIKDVDTAKKLLNLLEHLDELDEVQEVISNFEIDKDILAALG
- the fabF gene encoding beta-ketoacyl-ACP synthase II translates to MRRVVITGIGVVSPIGNNVNDFWQNLVAGKSGIDTISSFDPDKYGLTVKIAAEVKNFNPEDYFDKKDAQKLSDFIKFAYAAAMEAMKDASLENANIDKDRVGVIVGTGIGGLKDIEEQNETLNEKGARRVSPFFIPYGIANMASGVIAIKYGFRGPNYCVVSACATGNHSIGDAFRIIQRGDADIMIAGGTESAITPLGIAGFASLKALSTRNDEPQKASRPFDSQRDGFVMGEGAGILILEEYEHAKKRGAKIYAEIKGYAATDDAFHVTAPCTDGEGAAMCMRLALEDASLNPEDIDYINAHGTSTPLNDKIETLAIKKIFKDHAYKLKMSSNKSMIGHLLGAASAVEAVASVKTIETGIIPPTINLENPDPECDLDYVPNKAINYDVKNILSNSFGFGGTNACIILSKVD
- the ribD gene encoding bifunctional diaminohydroxyphosphoribosylaminopyrimidine deaminase/5-amino-6-(5-phosphoribosylamino)uracil reductase RibD, whose product is MINKDKYYMKLALEEAYKYKGQTHPNPAVGVLIVKDDKILSIGAHKKAGTDHAEIVALKNAQEDVKGATMYVTLEPCSFHGKTPPCCPAIISSGIKKVVIGSVDPNPKVSGKGIEWLKSAGIEVEVGVLKEECDKLNEDFFVYITQKRPFITLKCAMSLDGKLAKENKDSKWISSEKARKISHIYRKYSSAILVGINTILKDNPKLTVRLEGNEYQPYSVVIDPNLDIPYDANIFKKGYENIIIIVSTKTDDKKKEYLKSLGVRLLELESFDIKSILKALYEIDIMHIFVEGGAYTISRFLEENMWDKMLIFRGYKFIGKGIGLDFYSDFSKIYKGSLQIIDDTTDLLEIYNGYITV
- the fabG gene encoding 3-oxoacyl-[acyl-carrier-protein] reductase: MELAGKTALITGSNRGIGKAIAQKLAENGAGIIITAPIKSDAELAANEIKERYNVRTYAFELDLLDINSIEDTIKEIEKITTVDILVNNAGITKDNLFIRMKKEEWEDVIKVNFTSIFYITQPIVKQMIKKRWGRVINISSVVGIMGNSGQTNYSATKAAIIGFTKSLAKEIGSRGVTVNAVAPGFIDTPMTQGLPDDIKEAYKKQIPLGRFGSPEDVANAVLFLASEKASYITGEVINVNGGML
- the thyX gene encoding FAD-dependent thymidylate synthase, with protein sequence MRIKDIASPDDFANIAWLCALGARVCYTKKTLEELLQESKITQKKETKEFLLRLCSYKHFSVFSHAFTYKKLDKEKAIYLAAKYFKTYWNEATPDIIGFSLRHYLEDLTEEERDKAIEEILTLNKDSTISNIVDRDVNVTLVYISREYYGYAVFYLENISRVMTHQLVRHTFLNFSQRSQRYVLQFPKKKELPRQDMMIIPPTIKNNQQALDTFLKATKQSEDVYIDLVNMGIPAEDARFILPHGQKTNIVVSGPIPHIMDFISKRIEKGAQWEIRDTAIKMKKLLERN
- the acpP gene encoding acyl carrier protein, with the translated sequence MDREQRIKEIIADQLGVEVDKLTPDAKFVEDLGADSLDVVELIMSFEEEFNIEIPDEDAEKIKTVGDVINYLNEKLK
- a CDS encoding DeoR family transcriptional regulator produces the protein MDRKREILKLIKEGEQNTKKLAERFGVSLMSIYRDLKELEKEGLIVRKYGKLEVATRNIKESQEKQKDTCAFCNKENDDRLRFTFHLENGKQIHTCCPHCGLLLYKSILDPIEAITTKDFITCNLLSGTSAYYVLGSAAVPCCSPSALAFARKEDAIMFKTGFGGEVFEFEEATKVIWDLMKYGSILKIGKLNK
- the queA gene encoding tRNA preQ1(34) S-adenosylmethionine ribosyltransferase-isomerase QueA — translated: MDISLFDYDLPEELIAKYPVNPRHSAKLMVLDRKSSNITHSTFWHIDEFLEEGDLLIFNDTKVLPARLLGKKKGIENSNVEILLLRHLENEKWEALVGGKNIKPGLVIEISYDFEAIVESQIEKSKFLVLLKAKNQNQIEAINKYGKIPIPPYLGRDEEPIDKEFYQTVFAKKEFSVAAPTASLHFSNELLEKLKKKVNIDFVTLHVSYGTFKPVTVQNIEEHKVDEEYIEVSESLIKNIKKTKKMCKRVIAVGTTVTRALETAIDKPYFGFTDLYIKPGFKFKVLDGFITNFHLPKSSLLILVSAFCNEENLDGREFILKSYKEAVKHKYRFYSYGDGMLIL